Below is a window of Edaphobacter dinghuensis DNA.
CCGTCAGCCCGCGCGTCGGCCTCACCGTGGGCAAGGTCATGGGCAAGGCCGTCGACCGCAACCGCATCAAGCGCCGCATGCGCGAGGCCGTCCGCCGCAACCTCGCCCTGCTCGACGCTCCCGTCGACGTCATCCTCCACCCCCGCCGCAGCGTCATCGACCTCGACTTTGCCCTCCTCGACCGCGAGGTAGCCACCGTCTTCCGCGCCATCCAAAAGTCCATTCAGAAGCAGCCATCCTGAAGCCTCACGCCATGTCCCAGGCCGACAGGGTCCCGCCGGAAGCACCCCTCGCCGTCAAGCCCGCCAATCGCTAGAGCGACTTCAGCAGCTCGTCGAACACATAATGCAGAAAGTCCTTCAGCGGCACATCGCTCTTGTCCGCTTGCGAGCGAAGCAAGGCTCCCTCCCAGCTATTAAGAATGAATCCTGCGAGCGTCGCCGCCTTGACAGACTTCGACAGGTCGCCCTTCTCGATGGCCTCTCGCAACACCGCGGCAACCGCAGCCTGCCAACTCGTGAAACTCGCGCTGATACGACCTTGCAGCAATGGGCTGACACCGGCAACTTCAAGGCTCAGGCTGCCGAGAAGGCATCCCGAAATCGGCGCAGCCGGTCCGGCCACGCGAATCAGGTCCTCGAAGTATCGCCGCAGCCGTTTCAGCGGAGCCTGCCGTACGTTTCCCAAAACCTCCTCGCAGTGCGTGCCTTCGAGCATCAGATAGCGTTCGATCAGCGCTACGGCGAACTCCTCTTTGCTGCCGAAGTGGTGATAGAACGAGCCCTTGGGCACGTCCGCTGCACGCAACAGCTCCTGCAGGCCCGTTGCGCCGTAGCCATGCCGACGCATCTGCTCAAGCCCGACTTCGATAAGCCGATCGCGGGTCGACAGGGACGCGGTGCCGACATCCATAGTGCCGCTTGAAACAACCTCCGCACGCGACGACATGGCACCTCGCTTTCTGTTGAAGAACGTGCGGCCCTGCGCGTGTACGCAGAGCCTGCATTCGTTATCGTACCTGTTCGTGCTGCAAGGCTTGACTTACTTTTGCGCCGCCACACCATAGCGGCTTGCCGGAAACTTGTGCGACAAATTCGGCGCAAGCGCGAGCCGCGTCTTCTCATACGCTTCAAAGTCAGCAACATCGGGCAGCGCGGGTATGGTGGCGAACTCTCCCTGATCGAGCCCCGCAAGCGATGCATCGACCATGTCCTCCGCACTCATCACCCACTCTGCCGGAAGGCTGTCCACCGGTACGCCTGCCTTGTCCCATAGCGGAGTCGCCGTCGCCCCCGGCAGCACCACCTGCACCGTCACTCCCTTGTCCGCAAGATCGTTCTTCAACGCCGTGCTGAAGTTCTGCACGTAAGCCTTTGTGCCGCTATAAACGCCATTCAGCAACTCCGGTGCCAGCGCCACAACCGAGCCGATATTGATAATCAGACCATTAGCGCGGGCAGCAAAGGCCGTCGCCGCAACCAGCGCCAGCCGCGTAAACGCCGCCACGTTCAACTGGATCATCTGGTCCATCTCCGCAACGTCGGACTCGAGCAGCTTGCTCGCCGCCGCAATCCCCGCATTGTTCACCAGCGCAGTAATAGAGCGGTCACCGGCGAGCCGCTCGGCAACTCGCTTAGCGTCTGCGGCGACAGTAAGGTCTGCCTGCAGCGTTTCGACCTTGCGGCCCGTCCCCGATTCGATCCGTTTCGCAACGTCATTTAGCTTGTCCTGGCTGCGTGCAACGAGGATGAGGTCGTAACCGCGCCTCGCAAGACGATCGGCATAGACGGAGCCGATTCCCGTAGAAGCGCCTGTAATAAGTGCAGTACCTTTGCTGACCTGACTGGACATGATGATGATCTCCTTTGTGAACGGCCATGGAGGGGCAGCCATTCGTTGCTGATATGAGTAGACCAGTCGGTCTAGCGATTCAAAAAGAACGTAATTTAAAAAGATCAGGAACGAGAACCTCGCCTTCGTCCCCGTTCCTGCCCTTTCGCTTTTCCTTGTTTGTCATTCCCGAAGGGAATCTGCGTTTTGCTCGAATCACCAAAACGACATCCCGAGGAGAACCCTATAAAAAGGGTGCGGCCGTCGCCCCCATTCACCCCCCATCACTTCTTCGGAACCGAAATCGTAATGTTCCGGTACTGAATCACACCGTGGTGATCCCCCTGCAAATAAATCGGCCCCGGCTCACCCTCATTGCTGTCGAGAGCGCCGCCCGTCGGCCCCGGAAGCTCCACGTTGTCGTGATACATCTTGCCGTCGCGCAACACCGTCACATGCCTGCCCACCAGCGTCACGTCGAAGGTCGTCCACTGCCCGAGATCGTTCTTCGCTCCCTCCGGCGGCGCATACCAGCTATAGATCGCGCCCATCTCATGCGACGGAATCCTGCCGCCCTCGGTGCCCACCTGCAACTCGTACCGCCCGCGCAGATAGATGCCGCTGTTGCCGCCCTCCGGACAGTTCACCTCAATATGCAGCTTGAAGTCCTGAAACTTCTCCGTCGTCATGATGTTGGCCGCCGGACGCATCTTCTGTCCCGGCACCTCGGGATTGTCATTCACCAGCTCGCCATCGCGCGCCACCCACTTGTTGTTCTCAACATGCTCGATCGGCTCCCAACCCTTAAGGTCCTTGCCATCGAAGAGCGCCCGCGGCTTGGTCCACCTCTTCGGCATAGGCCGATCGAGCAGAGGAGCCTTCACCCCAACCAGCGACGGCCCATCCACATCACCGCGCTTCTCCACGCCGGTCAGCTTGCCTGCGCTCGGCGAAGTAAGCTCCCAGCGAACCTCCGAACCAGGCCCCGCATGGCCCACATCCACAATCAGCTTGCCCGCCTCCACCCGCGCGCCCGCAATCGGATGCCACGCCCCGCCCCGCGGCTGAAGCTTGCCCTCGATCTTTCCGCCATCCTCCGTAAGCTCCATCCACTGCGGATAAGGCGTGCCGTCGGCCGGAGTCACCGTCATGTCCCAACGGCCGAGAAACG
It encodes the following:
- a CDS encoding TetR/AcrR family transcriptional regulator — translated: MSSRAEVVSSGTMDVGTASLSTRDRLIEVGLEQMRRHGYGATGLQELLRAADVPKGSFYHHFGSKEEFAVALIERYLMLEGTHCEEVLGNVRQAPLKRLRRYFEDLIRVAGPAAPISGCLLGSLSLEVAGVSPLLQGRISASFTSWQAAVAAVLREAIEKGDLSKSVKAATLAGFILNSWEGALLRSQADKSDVPLKDFLHYVFDELLKSL
- a CDS encoding SDR family NAD(P)-dependent oxidoreductase; translated protein: MSSQVSKGTALITGASTGIGSVYADRLARRGYDLILVARSQDKLNDVAKRIESGTGRKVETLQADLTVAADAKRVAERLAGDRSITALVNNAGIAAASKLLESDVAEMDQMIQLNVAAFTRLALVAATAFAARANGLIINIGSVVALAPELLNGVYSGTKAYVQNFSTALKNDLADKGVTVQVVLPGATATPLWDKAGVPVDSLPAEWVMSAEDMVDASLAGLDQGEFATIPALPDVADFEAYEKTRLALAPNLSHKFPASRYGVAAQK
- a CDS encoding 3-keto-disaccharide hydrolase, which gives rise to MRIKTLFAAFFAPVLAIALASTVFAQDTNAFLGRWDMTVTPADGTPYPQWMELTEDGGKIEGKLQPRGGAWHPIAGARVEAGKLIVDVGHAGPGSEVRWELTSPSAGKLTGVEKRGDVDGPSLVGVKAPLLDRPMPKRWTKPRALFDGKDLKGWEPIEHVENNKWVARDGELVNDNPEVPGQKMRPAANIMTTEKFQDFKLHIEVNCPEGGNSGIYLRGRYELQVGTEGGRIPSHEMGAIYSWYAPPEGAKNDLGQWTTFDVTLVGRHVTVLRDGKMYHDNVELPGPTGGALDSNEGEPGPIYLQGDHHGVIQYRNITISVPKK
- the rnpA gene encoding ribonuclease P protein component codes for the protein MPSTAASSGKPKAAITFRLRKHADYQRVYNASRKQFAKQMSYFFTLRPQLGPDGTPLRDADAVSPRVGLTVGKVMGKAVDRNRIKRRMREAVRRNLALLDAPVDVILHPRRSVIDLDFALLDREVATVFRAIQKSIQKQPS